The Doryrhamphus excisus isolate RoL2022-K1 chromosome 18, RoL_Dexc_1.0, whole genome shotgun sequence genome contains a region encoding:
- the pnp4a gene encoding purine nucleoside phosphorylase 4a translates to MHSKEQISHDEYQKSADWLMSHTKHRPQVAIICGSGLGMLADALKCQDSFAYANIPGFPQSTVQGHAGRLVFGELKGKTCVCMQGRFHMYEGHSLCKTTFPVRVFKLLGVETLIVTNAAGSLADGLRPGDIMVIKDHVNFPGLVGLNPLCGPNDDKFGPRFPAMSGCYDKGLRFLAREIAKEMGVAGLMQEGVYAMVGGPNFESIAEARLLHRLGVDAVGMSTAPEVVIATHCGLRVFGLSLITNKVVKSYEDTESVDHQGVLEVGRLRSHTLQQFVTEFISRMEINNNSRNTL, encoded by the exons ATGCACAGCAAAGAACAGATCAG TCACGATGAATACCAGAAGTCAGCTGATTGGCTGATGTCTCACACCAAGCACCGTCCCCAGGTGGCCATCATCTGCGGTTCCGGCTTGGGGATGCTTGCTGACGCTCTTAAGTGTCAGGACTCCTTCGCTTATGCTAATATCCCGGGCTTCCCGCAGAGTACAG ttcaAGGTCACGCGGGTCGGCTGGTTTTCGGGGAGCTGAAGGGAAAGACATGCGTGTGCATGCAAGGTCGCTTCCATATGTATGAAGGACATTCGCTATGCAAG ACGACCTTTCCCGTGCGAGTCTTCAAGCTGCTGGGCGTGGAGACATTGATCGTAACGAACGCAGCCGGCTCATTGGCTGACGGCTTGCGGCCCGGTGACATCATGGTCATCAAGGATCATGTCAACTTCCCCGGACTGGTGGGCCTGAACCCGCTTTGCGGACCCAACGATGACAA ATTCGGGCCACGCTTCCCGGCCATGTCGGGATGCTACGACAAAGGACTACGTTTCCTGGCGAGGGAGATCGCAAAGGAGATGGGCGTGGCCGGTCTCATGCAGGAAGGCGTGTACGCTATGGTGGGCGGACCTAATTTTGAATCCATTGCAGAGGCCAGACTATTGCACCGACTGGGCGTAGATGCTGTAG GCATGAGTACAGCTCCCGAGGTCGTCATAGCGACTCACTGCGGACTGAGAGTCTTTGGCCTCTCCCTCATCACCAACAAG GTGGTGAAGAGCTACGAGGACACGGAAAGCGTGGACCACCAGGGTGTCCTGGAGGTGGGCCGGCTGCGTTCACATACGCTGCAGCAATTTGTGACTGAGTTTATTTCCAGGATGGagatcaacaacaacagcaggaaTACTCTTTGA
- the LOC131106193 gene encoding B9 domain-containing protein 2-like, producing the protein MAELHIIGQLVGASGFPQSSLFCKWGVHTGGAWRLLSGLKHGQTQVDNPQTGDMAYWSHPIDVHYATKGLQGWPKLHLQVWNQDSFGRCQLFGYGYCHVPSSPGHHRISCATWRPLGSWQEQLSQMFVGGGLQLRSPDLIYGEADRYRLHTAAMGTVELELNIIMRHFDKYGVDT; encoded by the coding sequence ATGGCGGAGCTTCACATAATCGGTCAGCTCGTCGGTGCTTCGGGTTTCCCTCAGAGCAGCCTCTTTTGCAAATGGGGTGTCCACACCGGAGGAGCATGGCGTCTTCTCTCCGGCTTGAAGCACGGTCAGACTCAAGTGGACAACCCTCAAACAGGAGACATGGCGTACTGGAGCCACCCCATTGACGTGCATTACGCCACCAAGGGGCTCCAAGGCTGGCCCAAGCTTCACCTCCAGGTATGGAACCAGGACTCCTTCGGCCGCTGCCAGCTTTTCGGGTACGGTTACTGCCACGTCCCATCCAGCCCGGGACACCATCGAATAAGCTGTGCCACCTGGAGACCTCTCGGTTCCTGGCAGGAGCAGCTATCGCAAATGTTTGTCGGCGGAGGACTCCAGCTCAGGAGCCCGGACCTTATCTACGGGGAGGCGGACAGGTATAGACTGCACACCGCCGCCATGGGGACCGTGGAGCTGGAGCTTAACATCATCATGAGACACTTTGACAAATATGGCGTGGACACTTAA